One Nocardioides aromaticivorans genomic window carries:
- a CDS encoding ABC transporter ATP-binding protein — protein sequence MSAPLLQVDHLGLDLPVRGEHRTVLRDVSFTVGAGEAVGLVGESGSGKSMTVRAIDRILPKGAVQRGTVCFDGQDVGALSGTALRTYRAEVAVVFQDPRVHINPVRRVGDFMTEVLRTNRGVGRREAAERAVAMLARVGIPDGERRLGQFPHELSGGLLQRVMIASALLTEPRLLLADEPTTALDVTTQAEIMGLLDELRRDLGLSILFITHDLDLAAACCDRTAVMYAGEIVELRASRLLHDDPLHPYTAALAAARPLLDRRMEELAAIPGRPLSALEAPAGACAFAARCPHREDACTASAPGLVEIDSGAARCLRADALRGVLGGAPHVRH from the coding sequence ATGAGCGCGCCACTGCTGCAGGTCGACCACCTCGGCCTCGACCTGCCGGTCCGGGGCGAGCACCGCACGGTCCTGCGCGACGTGTCGTTCACGGTCGGGGCGGGCGAGGCGGTGGGCCTGGTCGGCGAGTCGGGGTCCGGTAAGTCCATGACCGTCCGGGCGATCGACCGGATCCTGCCGAAGGGTGCTGTCCAGCGGGGCACCGTCTGCTTCGACGGCCAGGACGTCGGCGCCCTGTCCGGCACGGCCTTGCGGACCTATCGCGCCGAGGTGGCGGTCGTCTTCCAGGACCCGCGGGTGCACATCAACCCGGTGCGCCGGGTCGGCGACTTCATGACCGAGGTGCTGCGGACCAATCGCGGTGTCGGGCGCCGTGAGGCCGCCGAGCGCGCCGTGGCGATGCTCGCGAGGGTGGGCATCCCCGACGGCGAGCGCCGGCTCGGGCAGTTCCCGCACGAGCTGTCCGGCGGCCTGCTGCAACGCGTCATGATCGCCAGCGCACTGCTCACCGAGCCGCGGCTGCTGCTCGCCGACGAGCCGACAACGGCGCTCGACGTCACCACGCAGGCCGAGATCATGGGACTGCTCGACGAGCTGCGCCGCGACCTGGGCCTGTCGATCCTGTTCATCACCCACGACCTCGACCTGGCCGCCGCCTGCTGCGACCGGACGGCCGTCATGTACGCCGGCGAGATCGTCGAGCTGCGCGCGTCGCGCCTGCTGCACGACGACCCCCTGCACCCCTACACGGCGGCGCTCGCGGCGGCGCGGCCGTTGCTGGACCGCCGGATGGAGGAGCTGGCCGCCATTCCCGGCCGGCCGCTGTCCGCGCTCGAGGCACCCGCCGGTGCCTGTGCCTTCGCCGCGCGTTGCCCGCACCGCGAGGACGCCTGCACGGCGTCCGCCCCCGGCCTGGTCGAGATCGACAGCGGAGCGGCCCGGTGCCTCCGGGCGGACGCGCTCCGTGGCGTCCTGGGAGGAGCCCCGCATGTCCGTCACTGA
- a CDS encoding ABC transporter ATP-binding protein has protein sequence MSVTEVEEEERAVDVPVLEVRGLRKEFGGVVAVEDVSFTLRRGGSLGIVGESGSGKTTIAKMVTGQERPTAGSVTACGRDRSTPSRRGAERRRRGSEVQIVFQDPYSSLDPRQPVDRAIDEVLRLHRPDWTPAQRTARVAELVGMVGLDERQGSALPRALSGGQRQRVAIARALAAEPEVLILDESVAALDVSIQAQVLNLLIDLRRRLGISYVLISHDLAVVRQLTDTVVVMHRGIVVERGSTEDVLDDPQHEYTRRLRASVPTPGWDLAEVRRALHRAPE, from the coding sequence ATGTCCGTCACTGAGGTCGAGGAGGAGGAGCGGGCCGTCGACGTACCCGTGCTCGAGGTCCGTGGCCTGCGCAAGGAGTTCGGTGGCGTCGTGGCGGTGGAGGACGTGTCCTTCACCCTGCGCCGCGGCGGCTCGCTCGGGATCGTGGGGGAGTCGGGGTCCGGCAAGACCACGATCGCGAAGATGGTCACCGGCCAGGAGCGACCGACGGCCGGCTCCGTCACGGCGTGCGGGCGCGACCGGTCGACGCCGTCGCGCCGAGGCGCCGAGCGCCGTCGCCGGGGGAGCGAGGTGCAGATCGTCTTCCAGGACCCGTACTCGAGCCTCGACCCGCGCCAGCCCGTGGACCGCGCGATCGACGAGGTGCTGCGTCTGCACCGGCCGGACTGGACCCCGGCGCAGCGCACGGCGCGGGTCGCCGAGCTCGTGGGCATGGTCGGCCTCGACGAGCGCCAGGGCAGTGCCCTCCCGCGGGCCCTCTCGGGCGGCCAGCGGCAGCGGGTCGCGATCGCCCGTGCGCTCGCGGCCGAGCCGGAGGTGCTGATCCTCGACGAGTCGGTCGCCGCGCTGGACGTCTCGATCCAGGCGCAGGTCCTGAACCTGCTCATCGACCTCCGCCGCCGGCTCGGCATCAGTTATGTCCTGATCAGCCACGACCTCGCGGTGGTCCGCCAGCTCACCGACACGGTCGTGGTGATGCACCGTGGCATCGTGGTCGAGCGCGGCAGCACCGAGGACGTGCTGGACGATCCCCAGCACGAGTACACCCGGCGGCTGCGGGCCAGCGTGCCGACGCCGGGCTGGGACCTCGCCGAGGTACGACGGGCGCTCCACCGGGCCCCGGAGTGA
- a CDS encoding 4'-phosphopantetheinyl transferase family protein: MSRDVAEAEPDRSAIPVEPAVLGSLLDAPEPRAEAGVGLGVWRMETARFGDHELELGAGWLDEAERERASSYVRAELQRAYVLAHAAARLVVGATTDTPPEKVVWGRHACPGCGEPHGRPRAEGAPVEFSLSHTPGQVLIAVADVPVGVDVERHPDDPVALAGLLHPRETDEISAAAHGTLDGGRATVRFTRAWSRTEAYLKGIGIGLGRDPHLDYLGTDDAPGRTIGPWVVRDVAVPEGYGAAVAVLG, from the coding sequence ATGAGTCGCGACGTGGCGGAGGCGGAACCGGATCGATCGGCGATCCCGGTGGAGCCCGCAGTGCTCGGCTCCCTCCTCGACGCGCCGGAGCCGCGCGCGGAGGCCGGGGTCGGCCTCGGCGTGTGGCGGATGGAGACCGCGCGCTTCGGCGACCACGAGCTCGAGCTCGGCGCCGGGTGGCTCGACGAGGCGGAGCGGGAGCGGGCGTCGTCGTACGTCCGCGCGGAGCTGCAGCGGGCCTACGTGCTCGCCCACGCGGCCGCGCGCCTGGTCGTGGGCGCCACGACCGACACCCCGCCGGAGAAGGTCGTCTGGGGCCGCCATGCCTGCCCCGGCTGCGGTGAGCCGCACGGCCGGCCCCGGGCGGAGGGCGCGCCGGTGGAGTTCTCGCTGTCGCACACGCCGGGTCAGGTGCTGATCGCCGTCGCCGACGTGCCCGTGGGCGTCGACGTCGAGCGTCATCCCGACGACCCGGTCGCGCTGGCCGGCCTGCTCCACCCGCGGGAGACCGACGAGATCAGCGCCGCCGCGCACGGGACCCTCGACGGGGGTCGTGCGACGGTCCGGTTCACCCGCGCCTGGTCGCGCACGGAGGCCTACCTCAAGGGCATCGGCATCGGGCTGGGCCGTGACCCACACCTCGACTACCTCGGCACCGACGACGCCCCCGGCCGCACCATCGGACCGTGGGTCGTGCGGGACGTGGCCGTGCCCGAGGGGTACGGCGCCGCGGTGGCCGTGCTCGGCTGA
- a CDS encoding LCP family protein, which yields MSTSRPVRRTRGTRVAGRRKRPQPGKVVFKVIISSLLGLGLLTGVGVVALYNNLNGNIQHEEVDAQLKNRPDKEAVAGPQEPLNVLVMGSDTRSGEGNGIDGEAGGGLSDTTILFHLSADRTFAYGISIPRDSAVIRPTCYDHDGKEIAGSGGYVKWNEAYASGGPACTIQQFEQLSRVRIDNYVVVDFNQFKDMVNALDGVEVCIPEDIDDPNHDVHLEAGTREIKGKEALTYVRARYRIGDGTDPNRTRRQQAFIGSMINKALTAGMLARPDRLIRFMNAATSSLQTDFDGIAEMADIALTAKGIGADNIKFVTTPWVYSDKVSAGIEWTPEVDKLWRLVRKDKPLTSEFLKDALSAGDKPDGTPSAGGSGSASDKASDKASDSASGSASGGATGGATDTATDGTTNGSDGLSDEGRAAAGLC from the coding sequence GTGTCGACCTCCCGTCCGGTACGACGCACCCGCGGCACGCGTGTCGCGGGCCGGCGCAAGCGGCCGCAGCCCGGCAAGGTGGTCTTCAAGGTCATCATCTCGAGCCTGCTGGGGCTGGGCCTGCTCACCGGCGTCGGCGTCGTGGCGCTCTACAACAACCTCAACGGCAACATCCAGCACGAAGAGGTCGACGCGCAGCTGAAGAACCGGCCCGACAAGGAGGCGGTGGCGGGTCCGCAGGAGCCGCTCAACGTCCTGGTCATGGGCTCGGACACGCGCTCCGGCGAGGGCAACGGCATCGACGGCGAGGCCGGCGGCGGTCTCTCCGACACCACCATCCTGTTCCACCTCTCGGCCGACCGGACGTTCGCCTACGGCATCTCGATCCCGCGCGACAGCGCCGTGATCCGGCCGACCTGCTACGACCACGACGGCAAGGAGATCGCCGGCAGCGGCGGCTACGTGAAGTGGAACGAGGCCTACGCCTCGGGTGGCCCGGCCTGCACGATCCAGCAGTTCGAGCAGCTCTCGCGCGTGCGCATCGACAACTACGTCGTCGTCGACTTCAACCAGTTCAAGGACATGGTCAATGCCCTCGACGGCGTCGAGGTCTGCATCCCCGAGGACATCGACGACCCCAACCACGACGTGCACCTCGAGGCCGGCACCCGCGAGATCAAGGGCAAGGAGGCGCTGACCTACGTCCGCGCCCGCTACCGCATCGGCGACGGCACCGACCCCAACCGCACCCGCCGCCAGCAGGCCTTCATCGGCTCGATGATCAACAAGGCGCTCACCGCCGGCATGCTGGCCCGCCCGGACCGCCTGATCCGGTTCATGAACGCCGCGACCTCCTCGCTGCAGACCGACTTCGACGGCATCGCCGAGATGGCCGACATCGCACTCACCGCGAAGGGCATCGGCGCCGACAACATCAAGTTCGTCACGACGCCGTGGGTGTACTCCGACAAGGTCAGCGCCGGCATCGAGTGGACCCCCGAGGTCGACAAGCTCTGGCGCCTGGTCCGCAAGGACAAGCCGCTGACCTCGGAGTTCCTCAAGGACGCGCTCAGCGCCGGCGACAAGCCCGACGGCACGCCGTCGGCCGGCGGTTCGGGCTCGGCGAGCGACAAGGCGAGCGACAAGGCCAGCGATTCCGCCAGCGGAAGCGCCTCCGGCGGTGCGACGGGTGGCGCCACCGACACCGCGACCGACGGTACGACGAACGGCTCGGACGGCCTCTCCGACGAGGGCCGCGCCGCCGCCGGCCTCTGCTGA
- a CDS encoding MscL family protein: protein MDGFKKFLLRGNLVDVAVAFIMATSFAVVVKTFTDVLLGFVSRIFGGSPNFDSVVIWKDSDGVGIPIGTFITAVISFVILAAIVYFLVVTPYTKAKERFFPDQPEAEAPDIVLLTQIRDSLQNR, encoded by the coding sequence ATGGACGGGTTCAAGAAGTTCCTGCTCAGGGGCAACCTGGTCGACGTGGCCGTTGCCTTCATCATGGCCACATCGTTCGCGGTCGTCGTCAAGACCTTCACCGACGTTCTCCTCGGCTTCGTGTCGCGGATCTTCGGCGGCAGCCCCAACTTCGACAGCGTCGTCATCTGGAAGGACAGCGACGGAGTCGGCATCCCGATCGGCACCTTCATCACCGCGGTGATCTCCTTCGTGATCCTCGCCGCGATCGTGTACTTCCTCGTCGTGACGCCGTACACGAAGGCGAAGGAGCGCTTCTTCCCGGACCAGCCCGAGGCCGAGGCCCCGGACATCGTCCTGCTCACCCAGATCCGCGACTCGCTCCAGAACCGCTGA
- a CDS encoding SAF domain-containing protein, producing MAPSTPPRPPRPLRHRVADTLTRVRRRVLRRRRPLAVLLAAGAVAAALHTLAPPPPASTGLRVAARDLPAGHVLTDDDLVDAEVPPGVVPEGAEGHPEGRVLAAPLRAGEPVTDVRLVGEGLASAQPPGTVALPVRLSDAGQAALLTVGDRITLVATDPQAGTAEPLADDALVLAIPDARHAGDGALPGRLVVVGLAQEDVYQVTSASVAAYVTYTWRRS from the coding sequence ATGGCTCCGTCCACCCCGCCCCGCCCGCCCCGCCCGCTGCGGCACCGCGTCGCCGACACCCTGACCCGGGTACGACGCCGCGTGCTCCGCCGGCGCCGGCCGCTCGCGGTCCTGCTGGCCGCCGGGGCGGTCGCCGCCGCGCTGCACACCCTCGCGCCGCCACCACCGGCGAGCACCGGCCTGCGGGTCGCCGCCCGCGACCTGCCCGCCGGCCACGTCCTCACCGACGACGACCTCGTGGACGCGGAGGTGCCGCCCGGCGTCGTACCGGAGGGGGCGGAGGGGCACCCCGAGGGACGGGTGCTGGCGGCCCCGCTCCGGGCAGGGGAGCCGGTCACCGACGTCCGCCTGGTCGGTGAGGGGCTCGCCTCGGCGCAGCCCCCGGGCACGGTCGCGCTGCCCGTGCGACTGTCCGACGCGGGGCAGGCCGCGCTGCTCACGGTGGGCGACCGGATCACGCTGGTGGCGACCGATCCGCAGGCCGGGACCGCCGAGCCCCTGGCCGACGACGCGCTGGTGCTGGCGATTCCCGACGCGCGCCACGCCGGGGACGGTGCCCTGCCGGGGCGCCTGGTGGTGGTGGGCTTGGCCCAGGAGGACGTGTATCAGGTCACGTCCGCGTCCGTTGCTGCCTACGTGACTTATACATGGCGTCGCAGTTAG
- a CDS encoding FmdB family zinc ribbon protein: MPTYQYRCSECGHAFEQVQSFSDDALTVCPECNGVLRKVFNSVGVVFKGSGFYKTDSRSSSTSTTPAASTSSDSSSSSSSSDSSSSSSSSSSSSSSSSSSSSSSTGAAASPA, from the coding sequence ATGCCCACCTACCAGTACCGCTGCTCCGAGTGCGGCCACGCGTTCGAGCAGGTCCAGAGCTTCAGCGACGACGCCCTGACCGTCTGCCCCGAGTGCAACGGCGTGCTGCGCAAGGTGTTCAACTCCGTCGGCGTGGTCTTCAAGGGCTCCGGCTTCTACAAGACCGACAGCCGCTCCTCGAGCACGTCGACGACGCCGGCCGCGTCGACCTCGTCCGACAGCTCGTCCAGCTCGTCGTCCTCCGACTCCTCGAGCAGCTCGTCCAGCAGCTCCTCGTCGAGCAGCTCGTCGAGCAGCTCCTCGTCGAGCTCGACCGGCGCGGCGGCCTCCCCCGCCTGA
- a CDS encoding penicillin acylase family protein: MVDGTSSTDDAPAASPLQSREATTDLTRRGFRAWSGPLRWMAGIAVLLALALVAGLVTAVVVVRRPWPQTSGEIELSGLEGEVEVVRDDAGIPQVYADSMHDLMMAQGFVHAQDRFFEMDVRRHATAGRLSELFGEDGLESDLVVRTLGWRQVAEQELTMLRPATRSALDAYAEGVNAWLAGRSTSEMALEYTLLGITGLDYTPEKWSAVDSIAWLKAMAWDLRGNLEEEIGRALTAAAVGTEASAELYPSYPFEKHAPIVEQGGLLGDVFDQDVEPSGSDLLRRPAPGGRRTVAALAGVRSVLSGVPALLGSGDGIGSNSWVVDGEHTATGAPILANDPHLGISLPGVWTQVGLHCRTVSTECPMDVAGFSFSGVPGVVIGHNADIAWGFTNLGPDVTDLYVERVSGDTWQSGRKELPLTTRDETIEVRDGDPVDITVRSTDHGPLLTDLVDLDEELDAVDLADDDGLVEQADDVARADTAAPGDGWDVGVSLAWTALQPHPTADALLALDMASDWESFRAALSDFAVPGQNVVYADREGHIGYQATGLVPIRRAGNDGRTPAAGWEPDTAWTGRFVPYDALPNVLDPESGIIATANQAVIDPRRYPPHLTDDWDQGYRSTRINELLDADDELSVAKMGAIQLDDWSAIGEALTPYLLEVDLPRGYYSDGQRLLRSWNYRQGPDSAAAAYFNVVWRQVLERTFADELPAALEPDGGDRWFTVVARILRRASSHWWDDVETDDVVEDRDDILREAMIAARDELTARQSPNADEWTWGALHELELRSATLGESGIGIVERLFNRGGWEVGGGGSLVDATGWDAREGYDVVTAPSMRMVVPMDDLDAATWINLTGVSGHAFHPHYTDQTDKWARGETLPWAFSEDAVQDAGEDVLTLTPGG; the protein is encoded by the coding sequence ATGGTGGACGGAACCAGCAGCACCGACGACGCGCCCGCCGCGTCCCCGCTCCAGTCCCGCGAGGCCACGACGGACCTGACCCGCCGGGGCTTTCGCGCCTGGTCGGGCCCCCTGCGCTGGATGGCCGGCATCGCCGTCCTCCTGGCGCTGGCGCTGGTCGCCGGGCTCGTCACCGCGGTCGTCGTGGTCCGCCGCCCGTGGCCGCAGACCAGCGGCGAGATCGAGCTGTCCGGCCTCGAGGGCGAGGTCGAGGTGGTGCGCGACGACGCCGGCATCCCGCAGGTCTACGCGGACTCGATGCACGACCTGATGATGGCCCAGGGCTTCGTCCACGCGCAGGACCGCTTCTTCGAGATGGACGTACGACGCCACGCGACCGCCGGGCGGCTGTCGGAGCTGTTCGGCGAGGACGGCCTGGAGAGCGACCTGGTGGTGCGCACGCTCGGCTGGCGGCAGGTCGCGGAGCAGGAGCTGACCATGCTCCGCCCGGCCACCCGCAGCGCGCTCGACGCGTACGCGGAGGGCGTGAACGCGTGGCTGGCGGGCCGTTCGACGTCCGAGATGGCGCTCGAGTACACCCTGCTCGGCATCACCGGCCTCGACTACACCCCCGAGAAGTGGAGCGCCGTCGACTCGATCGCCTGGCTCAAGGCGATGGCGTGGGACCTGCGCGGCAACCTCGAGGAGGAGATCGGTCGCGCGCTGACCGCCGCCGCGGTCGGGACGGAGGCGAGCGCGGAGCTCTACCCGTCGTACCCCTTCGAGAAGCACGCGCCGATCGTCGAGCAGGGCGGCCTGCTCGGCGACGTGTTCGACCAGGACGTCGAGCCCTCCGGGTCCGACCTGCTGCGGCGTCCCGCGCCGGGCGGGCGGCGTACCGTCGCCGCGCTCGCCGGCGTGCGCTCCGTCCTCTCCGGGGTGCCGGCGCTGCTCGGCAGCGGCGACGGGATCGGCAGCAACAGCTGGGTCGTCGACGGCGAGCACACCGCGACCGGTGCGCCGATCCTCGCCAACGACCCCCACCTCGGCATCTCGCTGCCCGGTGTGTGGACCCAGGTCGGGCTGCACTGCCGCACGGTGTCCACCGAGTGCCCGATGGACGTCGCCGGCTTCAGCTTCTCCGGCGTCCCCGGCGTCGTGATCGGCCACAACGCCGACATCGCGTGGGGCTTCACGAACCTCGGCCCCGACGTCACGGACCTGTACGTCGAGCGCGTCTCCGGCGACACGTGGCAGTCCGGTCGCAAGGAGCTCCCGCTGACCACCCGCGACGAGACGATCGAGGTCCGTGACGGCGACCCGGTGGACATCACCGTGCGGTCCACCGACCACGGGCCCCTGCTGACCGACCTGGTCGACCTCGACGAGGAGCTCGACGCCGTCGACCTCGCCGACGACGACGGGCTCGTCGAGCAGGCCGACGACGTCGCGCGGGCCGACACCGCCGCGCCCGGCGACGGCTGGGACGTCGGGGTCTCGCTCGCGTGGACCGCGCTCCAGCCGCACCCCACCGCCGATGCGCTGCTGGCGCTCGACATGGCGAGCGACTGGGAGTCCTTCCGTGCCGCGCTCAGCGACTTCGCCGTGCCCGGCCAGAACGTCGTGTACGCCGACCGCGAGGGCCACATCGGCTACCAGGCGACCGGCCTGGTGCCGATCCGCAGGGCCGGCAACGACGGGCGCACGCCCGCCGCCGGCTGGGAGCCGGACACCGCGTGGACCGGCCGCTTCGTCCCGTACGACGCCCTGCCCAACGTGCTCGACCCCGAGTCCGGGATCATCGCCACCGCCAACCAGGCCGTCATCGACCCGCGCCGCTACCCGCCGCACCTCACCGACGACTGGGACCAGGGCTACCGCTCCACCCGGATCAACGAGCTGCTCGACGCCGACGACGAGCTGAGCGTCGCCAAGATGGGGGCCATCCAGCTCGACGACTGGAGCGCGATCGGCGAGGCGCTGACGCCGTACCTCCTCGAGGTCGACCTGCCCCGCGGCTACTACTCCGACGGCCAGAGGCTGCTGCGCTCGTGGAACTACCGCCAGGGCCCCGACAGCGCGGCTGCCGCCTACTTCAACGTGGTGTGGCGCCAGGTGCTCGAGCGGACCTTCGCCGACGAGCTGCCCGCGGCGCTCGAGCCGGACGGCGGCGACCGCTGGTTCACGGTCGTGGCGCGGATCCTGCGGCGCGCGTCGAGCCACTGGTGGGACGACGTCGAGACCGACGACGTCGTGGAGGACCGCGACGACATCCTGCGCGAGGCGATGATCGCCGCGCGCGACGAGCTCACGGCCCGGCAGTCGCCCAACGCCGACGAGTGGACGTGGGGCGCGCTGCACGAGCTCGAGCTCCGCTCGGCCACCCTCGGCGAGTCCGGCATCGGCATCGTCGAGCGGCTGTTCAACCGCGGCGGCTGGGAGGTCGGCGGTGGGGGATCGCTCGTCGACGCGACCGGCTGGGACGCGCGGGAGGGGTACGACGTCGTGACCGCCCCGTCGATGCGGATGGTCGTGCCGATGGACGACCTCGACGCCGCGACGTGGATCAACCTCACCGGCGTCTCCGGGCACGCCTTCCACCCGCACTACACCGACCAGACCGACAAGTGGGCCCGCGGCGAGACCCTGCCCTGGGCGTTCTCGGAGGATGCG